One Serinicoccus chungangensis genomic window carries:
- a CDS encoding NACHT domain-containing protein codes for MHVDLGLYGSEERLVSGVFENRVITEWQSETGALCITLDSFDEALSRIPTLDRILIHYLNIWDTAKLYLRIACRTADWPRNLDGALSDQFGDVAPHELLPLRRSDAALLLRTAGLEPDEVLQAIERARVVPLAARPLTLNLIQSSIGPDGSIPETGKDLYDRGLRGLVDELNLDRRRGIGSPGAVARRLKAAQRIAAISLFAGRPSVWTGPVAEAGTDALTLDDCLPYSDTGSPDITSDDVQETLRSGLFTGAGEGLLTWSHATFADFLAARWAIDEGLEHDQVQSLFVANDGRLYPRVRQVAAWLVAMKPNEFRDFVKSDPQAFLSAVDIPDETVREEVVGALLADAERGEIFDDFESEYSGLQHAGLVEQLSPALQRGQGEACRVAIRIARHCSLQGALPDLTTLALNEAADTRLRSSAAMAIHDLGTGAPSHDLVTLVGLHSTSAKGLEHRELEAAALMASWPHAISTEEVFRILSPAHPRNYYGLYSVFVDHFASGLEDADLELAAKWLLDDMSRLDDSRLSTLVKSIMRLCINNVDKDVARRLLLRVVMKRLDEYRPPLGGSDDDESLQIDDQQRRTILLLLLEQASEDQLQRAVLFPGGAEGGLVREEDLAWLIARYNESEGLTRTNAGRAAQHLVNPSLATHREVVLQLNDEDPAASLLGGWKNVLPLDSDEAVRSREQWQRYVALERRMLSRRQEEGRDEWINPRIATDIAQAASGDYEKFWYSARLVTVRPGTTAFMDEYQPDLTRHPRWDTLPPSTQRDFVTAAPIYLRNGKCRSELWFNLDKVSYPAQAAYRAFVLLLRLAPQSLDTLAPAVWREWAPVLIDWTATLNGASAEDKRRLLEIARQHAAAELHAYALAVIDHCIANDQQIFLRVEMEALDSEVIATELVDRLGRPMAAAARDTLLDFLIERHPGLLAPLLRSWLEPEQRKETPERAMDAAYRLLRGDARDSWPVLRSLLDKEPQLMEQALLRAAQAFDRRAPELDPQEVADLYLWLTERFPPEEDPDFEQVHVVGPREAVATWRDSLLGTLSRLGTQEAVSAVERIAQVRSDQPWLSRVVSEARRRLREHAWEPLTPEAIGQLAGSRRARLVRTDADLLAVTMRALDEIQARLQADTPASHLLWDTHAKRPKSEEEISDYLAIELEQRLNASGAVVNREVQVRRNKPTGLPERTDLRIEAMPPLGNDDPGRSLRVPGEVKGIWNEGLIDSLVDQLVQRYMLDYQIDHGIYIVAWFDPESWTSDDSRRRKSARHGDLETVRAALESLARKQDAMGKCVQVRVLDCSLKRRQL; via the coding sequence ATGCATGTCGACCTGGGCCTTTACGGCAGTGAAGAGCGGCTCGTCAGCGGCGTGTTCGAGAACAGGGTCATTACAGAGTGGCAGAGCGAGACAGGTGCCCTGTGCATCACCCTGGACAGTTTCGACGAGGCGCTAAGCCGGATCCCGACCCTGGATCGCATCCTGATCCACTACTTGAACATCTGGGACACGGCCAAACTATATCTCCGCATTGCGTGCCGAACCGCCGATTGGCCACGGAATCTGGATGGCGCTCTATCTGACCAATTTGGCGATGTGGCGCCACACGAGCTCCTGCCCCTTCGACGATCCGACGCGGCCCTGCTATTGCGCACTGCCGGACTTGAGCCGGATGAGGTCCTCCAAGCGATCGAACGCGCCCGCGTTGTGCCGCTAGCCGCGCGTCCCTTGACCCTGAACCTCATACAGTCGAGCATAGGACCCGATGGATCGATACCAGAAACCGGAAAGGACTTGTACGATCGCGGCCTTAGGGGCTTAGTTGACGAGTTGAATCTGGATCGCCGACGAGGTATTGGGTCGCCGGGTGCTGTGGCACGTCGCCTGAAGGCGGCGCAACGCATCGCCGCGATTTCACTTTTCGCCGGTCGCCCAAGCGTCTGGACGGGCCCTGTCGCCGAGGCTGGCACAGATGCCTTAACGCTCGACGATTGCCTGCCTTACAGTGACACTGGAAGCCCCGACATTACGTCCGATGATGTCCAAGAAACCCTACGATCTGGTCTCTTCACCGGTGCCGGCGAAGGACTCCTAACATGGTCCCACGCCACTTTCGCCGATTTTCTCGCTGCTCGCTGGGCGATCGACGAGGGATTGGAGCATGACCAGGTGCAATCACTCTTTGTCGCCAATGATGGCCGTCTATACCCTCGCGTGCGTCAGGTCGCGGCATGGTTGGTCGCCATGAAGCCGAACGAGTTTCGCGACTTCGTGAAGTCCGATCCTCAGGCCTTCTTGTCAGCCGTAGACATACCCGACGAAACCGTGCGCGAGGAGGTCGTGGGCGCACTTCTCGCGGATGCGGAGCGGGGGGAGATCTTCGACGACTTCGAGTCGGAGTATTCGGGGCTTCAGCATGCAGGGCTCGTCGAGCAACTTAGCCCAGCCCTCCAACGGGGGCAAGGCGAGGCGTGCAGGGTCGCGATCCGTATAGCGCGACATTGTTCCCTCCAAGGCGCACTGCCCGATCTCACCACGCTGGCTCTCAATGAAGCCGCGGACACACGCCTGCGTTCGTCAGCCGCTATGGCGATACATGATCTTGGGACTGGAGCGCCTAGCCATGATCTCGTGACGCTTGTCGGGCTCCATTCTACGAGTGCCAAGGGCCTGGAGCACCGAGAGCTTGAGGCAGCCGCACTGATGGCCTCCTGGCCCCACGCAATCTCCACCGAAGAAGTCTTTCGTATCCTATCGCCAGCCCATCCCAGGAACTACTACGGCCTCTACTCGGTGTTCGTGGACCACTTCGCATCAGGATTAGAGGACGCTGACCTCGAGCTAGCAGCTAAGTGGCTTCTTGATGACATGTCCAGGTTGGACGATAGCCGCCTGTCAACTCTTGTCAAATCGATAATGCGACTGTGCATTAACAACGTGGACAAAGACGTGGCCCGGCGGCTTCTTTTGCGGGTGGTGATGAAGCGTCTTGATGAATACCGGCCACCACTCGGCGGATCTGATGACGACGAGAGCCTCCAAATCGATGATCAACAACGCCGAACCATATTGCTCTTGTTGCTTGAACAAGCATCTGAGGACCAGTTGCAGCGCGCCGTTCTGTTTCCGGGGGGTGCGGAAGGTGGCTTGGTGCGCGAGGAAGACCTCGCTTGGTTGATTGCTCGATACAACGAGAGCGAGGGCCTCACCCGTACAAACGCGGGAAGAGCGGCACAGCACCTTGTCAATCCCTCACTGGCCACCCACAGGGAAGTAGTCCTACAGCTGAACGACGAGGATCCGGCAGCGTCACTCCTTGGCGGCTGGAAAAATGTCCTCCCCCTGGACTCCGATGAAGCAGTGCGATCGCGCGAGCAGTGGCAGAGATACGTGGCGCTGGAGCGCCGCATGCTCTCTCGCAGACAAGAGGAAGGGCGGGACGAGTGGATCAACCCGCGCATCGCCACGGACATCGCGCAAGCGGCGTCGGGTGACTATGAGAAGTTTTGGTACTCAGCGCGCCTCGTAACCGTCAGACCGGGCACAACCGCCTTCATGGACGAGTACCAGCCAGACCTGACCCGGCATCCTCGCTGGGACACCCTGCCTCCCTCCACGCAGCGAGACTTCGTAACGGCTGCGCCTATCTATTTGCGGAATGGTAAGTGTCGATCCGAACTCTGGTTCAACCTAGACAAGGTATCTTATCCGGCCCAAGCTGCTTATAGAGCTTTTGTACTCTTGTTGCGCCTAGCGCCCCAGTCTTTGGACACGCTGGCCCCTGCGGTCTGGCGTGAATGGGCGCCCGTGCTAATAGATTGGACCGCGACTTTAAATGGAGCGAGCGCAGAGGATAAGCGTCGGCTTCTCGAGATAGCTCGCCAGCATGCAGCAGCAGAACTCCACGCGTATGCCCTTGCAGTGATAGACCATTGCATTGCAAACGATCAGCAGATCTTTTTGCGCGTGGAAATGGAGGCGCTCGACTCTGAAGTCATTGCAACCGAGTTGGTGGATCGGCTCGGTCGCCCCATGGCAGCGGCGGCGAGAGACACCTTGCTCGACTTCCTCATAGAGAGGCACCCTGGCCTCCTGGCTCCGCTGCTTCGCTCGTGGTTGGAGCCGGAACAACGGAAGGAGACACCTGAGCGTGCGATGGATGCCGCGTACCGCCTGCTCCGAGGTGATGCGCGCGACTCATGGCCTGTCCTGCGTTCCCTGTTGGATAAGGAACCGCAACTCATGGAACAGGCGCTCTTGCGGGCGGCTCAAGCATTCGATCGCCGTGCGCCGGAGCTCGACCCCCAAGAGGTGGCTGATCTGTACCTGTGGTTAACGGAACGCTTCCCGCCGGAGGAGGACCCTGACTTCGAGCAGGTGCACGTTGTTGGCCCGCGCGAAGCCGTTGCGACATGGCGAGATTCTTTGTTGGGCACCCTTTCTAGGCTCGGAACACAGGAGGCGGTGAGTGCGGTAGAACGGATTGCTCAAGTTCGATCGGATCAACCTTGGCTATCGCGCGTCGTCTCGGAGGCACGTCGGCGGCTCCGCGAGCACGCATGGGAACCGCTCACTCCTGAGGCGATTGGTCAACTGGCCGGTAGTAGACGCGCGCGGTTAGTGCGGACAGACGCAGACTTGTTGGCTGTCACGATGCGAGCACTGGATGAGATTCAAGCGCGCCTGCAAGCCGACACGCCTGCCTCTCATTTGTTGTGGGACACGCATGCCAAGCGACCGAAGTCGGAAGAAGAAATCTCAGACTATTTAGCCATCGAGCTGGAGCAACGCCTCAACGCGAGCGGCGCCGTTGTAAATCGCGAAGTTCAAGTGCGTCGTAACAAACCGACTGGCCTGCCCGAGCGCACGGACCTTCGTATAGAAGCGATGCCGCCCCTCGGGAATGACGATCCAGGCCGCTCCCTCCGCGTTCCCGGAGAAGTAAAGGGTATCTGGAACGAGGGCTTGATTGATTCGCTTGTCGATCAGCTGGTGCAGCGGTACATGCTTGACTACCAAATCGACCACGGAATCTATATCGTTGCATGGTTTGATCCCGAGTCATGGACGTCGGACGATTCGCGCCGCAGGAAGTCTGCTAGGCATGGTGACCTTGAAACAGTGCGGGCGGCCCTAGAGTCTCTAGCCCGCAAACAGGACGCGATGGGGAAGTGTGTTCAAGTGAGGGTTCTGGACTGCTCGCTGAAGCGGAGGCAATTGTAG
- a CDS encoding cupin domain-containing protein → MPKESLTELVQQHLETASTASSGRSAHTIYGGHENVLRQTLIALRAGSSLDEHESPGEATLQVLHGRITLVAGQDRWNGSPGDLIPIPDSRHALEAVDDSVVLLTVGMREA, encoded by the coding sequence ATGCCCAAAGAGTCACTGACAGAGCTCGTACAGCAGCACCTCGAGACCGCCTCGACCGCGTCCAGCGGGCGTAGCGCCCACACAATCTACGGCGGTCACGAGAACGTGCTCCGACAGACCCTGATCGCCCTCCGGGCAGGTAGCAGCCTCGACGAGCATGAGAGCCCAGGCGAGGCCACCCTTCAGGTGCTGCACGGGCGTATCACTCTGGTGGCAGGACAGGACCGGTGGAACGGCTCCCCCGGTGATCTCATTCCCATCCCCGACTCTCGCCATGCGCTCGAGGCGGTTGACGACTCCGTGGTCCTCCTCACGGTCGGGATGCGCGAGGCGTAG
- a CDS encoding SigE family RNA polymerase sigma factor: protein MKRDAEEEFADFVRVVSPRLLTSAWMLSGDPHVAEELVQESLARVYAHWRRARVDNPVAYARRILVNLHTDRWRKRRREVSTDTLPETDLSPGHGDRVDLALDLVRLLQALPRRERECVVLRHYLDLSEKDAANTLGVSTGTVKSSTSRGLATLRAALTEGERNHV, encoded by the coding sequence ATGAAGCGAGACGCGGAGGAAGAGTTTGCGGACTTCGTCCGTGTGGTGTCTCCGCGTCTGCTCACCTCGGCGTGGATGCTCAGCGGTGACCCGCACGTCGCCGAGGAGCTGGTGCAAGAGTCGCTAGCGCGGGTCTACGCGCACTGGCGGCGGGCGCGGGTGGACAACCCTGTGGCCTACGCCCGACGCATCCTGGTCAATCTCCATACCGACCGCTGGCGCAAGCGCCGCCGGGAGGTATCGACCGACACGTTGCCCGAAACCGACCTATCGCCGGGCCACGGGGACCGCGTCGATCTGGCCCTTGACCTCGTCCGTCTCCTGCAGGCGCTCCCACGACGCGAGCGTGAGTGCGTGGTCCTGCGGCACTACCTGGACCTGTCGGAGAAGGACGCCGCCAACACGCTCGGTGTCTCGACCGGCACGGTCAAGAGCTCGACCTCCCGCGGGCTGGCCACCCTGCGCGCCGCCCTGACCGAAGGAGAACGCAACCATGTCTGA
- a CDS encoding HEAT repeat domain-containing protein, whose translation MNEPRKSFADDPPAALAALVHPDKDMRQHAAVALGQRADPHLAPRIAELLWQEPDFFVRETLTWVLTRTPEAAADAASSVLSVGDVNTRLQALHLLSKLSDPNTVRVVAGFIDDVDTRVADKARWALARIADPSVIPILVDRLGDTDQTARDAMTTALSQFGAPAVPTIGTALRTAEDPSVRAHAADVLCFIGAPGAHEAAPALADALHDNHPDVRLAATLALRELTDYPAAREALREVSLSSDDPRVRTVARLSL comes from the coding sequence GTGAACGAGCCACGTAAATCTTTTGCCGACGACCCTCCTGCCGCTCTCGCCGCCCTGGTGCATCCGGACAAGGACATGCGTCAACACGCAGCTGTCGCATTGGGTCAGCGAGCCGACCCGCATCTGGCGCCTCGCATCGCCGAGCTGCTGTGGCAAGAACCGGACTTTTTCGTCCGGGAAACCTTGACCTGGGTTCTGACGCGGACCCCTGAGGCAGCCGCAGACGCAGCTTCGTCCGTGCTTTCCGTTGGCGACGTCAACACCCGTCTGCAAGCACTACACCTTCTCAGCAAGCTGTCTGATCCCAACACTGTTCGCGTGGTGGCGGGGTTCATCGACGATGTTGACACTCGGGTTGCCGACAAGGCACGGTGGGCACTCGCCCGAATCGCGGACCCCTCGGTCATCCCAATCTTGGTCGACCGGCTCGGCGACACGGACCAGACGGCGCGCGATGCGATGACCACCGCGCTGTCCCAATTTGGAGCGCCAGCTGTGCCGACCATCGGCACGGCCCTGAGGACGGCGGAGGATCCCAGCGTGCGCGCTCACGCAGCCGACGTGCTCTGCTTCATCGGGGCACCTGGCGCACATGAGGCTGCCCCCGCCCTAGCCGACGCGTTGCACGACAACCACCCCGATGTCCGGCTGGCCGCCACGTTAGCCCTCCGCGAATTGACCGACTACCCTGCGGCGCGCGAGGCGCTACGAGAAGTCAGCCTGAGCAGTGACGACCCCCGGGTCCGGACGGTCGCTCGGCTGAGCCTGTGA
- a CDS encoding GNAT family N-acetyltransferase yields the protein MPSDLMTLSLTARSTTPGGIDAVELRGIQTSDRDALATAYLAAYPPAVAATSLSDAQQEMDDTFAGEFGVLRHDLTRVATFENRPVGAILVVDKSIWDTQLDGPFIIDLFVHPDVRGMGVGRALLDTAVHACARAGDATLSLRIGEGTSPAALALYTRAGFQQR from the coding sequence ATGCCCTCTGACCTGATGACCCTCTCACTCACCGCCCGCTCAACCACTCCCGGCGGCATCGACGCCGTCGAGCTCCGAGGCATCCAGACGTCTGATCGCGACGCCCTTGCCACCGCCTATCTCGCGGCATACCCGCCCGCTGTCGCGGCCACCAGCCTGAGCGACGCCCAGCAAGAGATGGACGACACCTTCGCCGGCGAGTTCGGAGTCCTGCGCCACGACCTCACCCGGGTCGCCACCTTCGAGAACCGACCCGTCGGTGCGATCTTGGTGGTAGATAAGTCGATCTGGGACACCCAGCTGGACGGGCCCTTCATCATCGACCTTTTCGTCCATCCCGACGTGCGAGGCATGGGCGTCGGCCGAGCCCTGCTCGACACCGCGGTGCACGCCTGTGCGCGGGCTGGGGATGCCACCCTCTCGCTGCGCATCGGCGAGGGCACTTCCCCAGCGGCTCTCGCGCTCTACACCCGAGCAGGGTTTCAGCAACGCTGA
- a CDS encoding IS3 family transposase (programmed frameshift) translates to MPKPYPREFRDDVVRVARNREPGVHLKQIAADFGISESYLTNWMKTADVEDGVKPGPSAAESAAENAENRELKRRVRLLEQENEVLRRAAAYLSQANVPKMMYPLVRELAGDGIPVTVTCRVLKIARQPYYRWLARPVTDTARGQAYRANALFDAHLDDPEFGYRFLADEARDAGHTMSERTAWRLCSDNGWWSAFGKKRGRNGKKPVPPVHEDRCAVTDKNGRTRHAFTATTPNELWVGDITEHWTGEGKLYVCAFKDVYSNRIVGYSIDSRMKSRIAVAALNNAVARRGNVTGCVVHTDRGSQFRSRKFVHALNRHDMVGSMGRVGAAGDNAAMESFFALLQKNVFDRRQWVTRDDLRIAIVTWIERTYHRRRRQDALGRLTPIEFETIMTTPADQAA, encoded by the exons GTGCCTAAGCCTTACCCCCGAGAGTTCCGCGACGACGTCGTGCGTGTCGCGAGGAACCGTGAGCCGGGAGTCCATCTGAAGCAGATCGCTGCCGACTTCGGCATCAGCGAGTCGTACCTGACGAACTGGATGAAGACCGCGGACGTCGAGGACGGTGTGAAGCCTGGCCCGAGCGCCGCCGAGAGCGCCGCGGAGAACGCCGAGAACCGGGAGCTGAAAAGGAGAGTGCGGCTGCTGGAGCAGGAGAACGAGGTCCTGCGCCGGGCCGCGGCCTACCTGTCCCAAGCCAACGTGCCG AAAATGATGTACCCGCTCGTCCGCGAGCTGGCCGGCGACGGGATCCCCGTCACGGTGACGTGCCGGGTGCTCAAGATCGCTCGACAGCCCTACTACCGGTGGCTGGCGAGACCGGTCACCGACACCGCGCGCGGGCAGGCCTATCGCGCGAACGCCTTGTTCGACGCGCACCTGGATGACCCGGAGTTCGGGTACCGGTTCCTGGCCGATGAGGCCCGCGACGCCGGGCACACCATGAGCGAGCGGACGGCGTGGCGGTTGTGCTCGGACAACGGCTGGTGGTCAGCGTTCGGCAAGAAACGGGGCAGGAACGGGAAGAAGCCCGTCCCGCCCGTTCATGAGGACCGGTGCGCTGTGACCGACAAGAATGGCCGGACCCGGCACGCGTTCACCGCCACGACGCCGAACGAGCTGTGGGTCGGGGACATCACCGAACACTGGACTGGTGAAGGAAAGCTGTACGTCTGCGCGTTCAAGGACGTGTACTCCAACCGGATTGTGGGCTACTCCATCGACTCCCGCATGAAGTCCCGGATCGCGGTCGCCGCACTCAACAACGCCGTCGCCCGCCGCGGGAACGTCACCGGGTGCGTGGTCCACACGGATCGCGGATCTCAATTTCGTAGCAGGAAGTTCGTCCACGCTCTCAACCGCCACGACATGGTCGGGTCAATGGGCAGAGTCGGTGCCGCGGGTGACAACGCGGCCATGGAGTCCTTCTTCGCGCTGCTGCAGAAGAACGTGTTCGACCGCCGACAGTGGGTCACCCGGGACGACCTACGCATCGCGATCGTGACCTGGATCGAACGGACCTACCACCGACGCCGTCGACAGGACGCTCTCGGGCGATTGACCCCCATCGAGTTCGAGACCATCATGACCACACCAGCCGACCAGGCTGCCTGA
- a CDS encoding histone-like nucleoid-structuring protein Lsr2, translating into MAQRVVTQFVSDLSGEELGTEGETVTFGWKGNTYEVDLSTDEASELAHLLQPYLKAGRKVSGGTRRTGTSSNASQQDRERTKAIREWAKQNGHSVSDRGRISAEVVAAYESAQKG; encoded by the coding sequence ATGGCGCAGCGTGTCGTTACGCAGTTCGTCTCCGACCTCTCCGGGGAGGAGCTGGGCACAGAAGGCGAGACCGTCACCTTCGGCTGGAAGGGCAACACCTACGAGGTTGACCTGTCCACCGATGAGGCATCGGAACTTGCCCATCTACTGCAGCCCTACCTCAAGGCCGGGCGCAAGGTGTCTGGTGGCACGCGCAGAACCGGTACCAGCAGCAACGCGAGTCAGCAGGACCGCGAGCGCACGAAGGCCATCCGGGAGTGGGCAAAGCAGAACGGGCACTCCGTCTCTGACCGTGGACGCATCTCCGCTGAGGTCGTCGCTGCATACGAGTCTGCGCAGAAGGGCTGA
- a CDS encoding MogA/MoaB family molybdenum cofactor biosynthesis protein, translated as MSGRSSDGLREDESGRRLTVALRELGYAVESPVVVPDGVESVAGALRAAVADGARLVVTTGGTGMGPRDLTPEGTRQVITRENPGMAELMRREGSRHTPFAAVSRGVVGVVDWPQERGVGGTLVINLPGRPAAVTEGMDIIGPLLGHLVDQVVGGDH; from the coding sequence GTGTCGGGACGGTCCTCCGACGGGCTTCGCGAGGATGAGTCGGGCCGCCGCCTCACGGTGGCTCTCCGGGAGTTGGGGTATGCCGTCGAGTCCCCGGTGGTCGTGCCGGACGGTGTCGAGTCGGTCGCCGGGGCGCTGCGGGCCGCCGTCGCCGACGGGGCCCGCCTCGTGGTGACCACCGGTGGCACCGGCATGGGCCCGCGTGACCTCACCCCGGAGGGGACCCGCCAGGTCATCACCCGGGAGAACCCGGGCATGGCCGAGCTGATGCGCCGGGAGGGCTCACGGCACACCCCCTTCGCGGCCGTGTCCCGCGGCGTCGTCGGCGTCGTCGACTGGCCGCAGGAGCGCGGGGTCGGGGGCACGCTGGTCATCAACCTGCCCGGTCGCCCCGCGGCCGTCACGGAGGGGATGGACATCATCGGGCCGCTGCTCGGCCACCTGGTCGATCAAGTAGTGGGGGGCGACCACTGA
- the moaA gene encoding GTP 3',8-cyclase MoaA: MMIREPLVDSYGRVHRDLRISVTDRCSLRCTYCMPEDGVPWLPRATMLTTEEVVRLADVAVSMGIEEIRLTGGEPLLRRDLVDVVAGLSALDPAPEVSMTTNGIGLDKNAAALREAGLTRVNVSLDTLRRDVFISLAKRDRLADTLAGIHAAAEAGLVPVKINTVLMRGVNDADEDVVALLTFALEHGYELRFIEQMPLDAQHGWDRSQMISGAEILAKLRTGYDLTAQPDESRGSAPAELFDVRPWGAGPEVEPLGMVGAIASVTMPFCGSCDRVRLTADGMIRNCLFATGETDLRTPLRDGASDDELAELIRASIGAKLPGHGINEPTFLQPPRPMSRIGG; encoded by the coding sequence ATGATGATCCGCGAGCCGCTGGTGGACAGCTACGGCCGGGTGCACCGCGACCTGCGCATCTCGGTCACCGACCGCTGCTCGCTGCGCTGCACCTACTGCATGCCCGAGGACGGCGTGCCGTGGCTGCCGCGGGCGACGATGCTCACCACCGAGGAGGTCGTGCGGCTCGCCGACGTGGCGGTGTCCATGGGCATCGAGGAGATCCGGCTCACCGGCGGCGAGCCGCTGCTGCGTCGCGACCTCGTCGACGTCGTCGCCGGTCTCTCGGCGCTCGACCCGGCGCCCGAGGTCTCGATGACCACCAACGGCATCGGCCTCGACAAGAACGCCGCAGCCCTGCGCGAGGCGGGCCTGACGAGGGTCAATGTCAGCCTCGACACGCTGCGGCGCGACGTCTTCATCTCCCTCGCCAAGCGTGACCGCCTCGCCGACACCCTCGCCGGCATCCACGCGGCCGCCGAGGCCGGGCTCGTGCCGGTGAAGATCAACACGGTCCTCATGCGCGGTGTCAACGACGCCGACGAGGACGTCGTGGCGCTGCTGACCTTCGCCCTCGAGCACGGCTACGAGCTGCGGTTCATCGAGCAGATGCCGCTGGACGCCCAGCACGGGTGGGACCGCTCGCAGATGATCAGCGGCGCGGAGATCCTCGCGAAGCTGCGCACCGGCTACGACCTCACCGCGCAGCCGGACGAGTCGAGGGGCAGCGCACCGGCCGAGCTCTTCGACGTGCGGCCGTGGGGGGCCGGCCCCGAGGTCGAGCCGCTGGGCATGGTCGGCGCCATCGCCTCGGTCACCATGCCCTTCTGCGGCAGCTGCGACCGGGTGCGGCTCACTGCCGACGGCATGATCCGCAACTGCCTCTTCGCCACCGGCGAGACCGACCTGCGCACGCCGCTGCGCGACGGCGCCTCGGACGACGAGCTCGCCGAGCTGATCCGCGCCTCGATCGGGGCCAAGCTCCCCGGGCACGGCATCAACGAGCCGACCTTCCTGCAGCCGCCCCGCCCGATGAGCCGGATCGGCGGCTGA
- a CDS encoding MoaD/ThiS family protein, producing the protein MATVRYFAAAAEAAGTTTEQVHADDLGSLLADLRERHGAELARVLERSSVLHEGQYVTDPARALAHDAVLDVLPPFAGG; encoded by the coding sequence ATGGCCACGGTGAGGTATTTCGCAGCGGCTGCCGAAGCAGCAGGGACCACGACGGAGCAGGTGCACGCCGACGACCTCGGCTCGCTGCTCGCCGACCTCCGCGAGCGGCACGGTGCCGAGCTCGCGCGGGTGCTGGAGCGCAGCTCGGTCCTGCACGAGGGACAGTACGTCACCGACCCGGCCCGCGCGCTGGCGCACGACGCCGTGCTGGACGTGCTGCCGCCCTTCGCTGGCGGCTGA
- a CDS encoding tellurite resistance/C4-dicarboxylate transporter family protein, producing the protein MTTTPAPTVVGRFTPATLTPGYFAGVMGTGIVSIGAQLKGFTLLATLLFWVAVAFYVTLVVLTAWRFVSYRRHLSEDFHDPARAFGFFTFIAATNVLGAALVGVGQTFVAGVLLTISVLVWLVLGYVIPWTAVLGSDRRPMLDTANGTWFIWVVASQSIAVVAAGLEPLYDSLRHELAILAVFAWSVGVVLYAACAVFVALRVMLYPLRPEHLDPPYWVAMGAVAITVVAGARIVEMKDAPMIDVTRDLVAGMSVVFWAFATWLIPVLIAAGVWRHFLRRIPLVYQPTLWSMVFPLGMYAVAGIYLGRADRLPVVEFVGTHWFWVALLAWVLVAAGMIRSIWRSAARR; encoded by the coding sequence ATGACCACGACCCCGGCCCCCACGGTCGTCGGTCGCTTCACGCCGGCGACGCTGACACCGGGCTACTTCGCCGGCGTCATGGGGACCGGCATCGTGTCCATCGGCGCCCAGCTCAAGGGCTTCACCCTGCTGGCGACCCTGCTTTTCTGGGTGGCGGTGGCCTTCTACGTCACCCTCGTCGTGCTGACCGCCTGGCGCTTCGTCAGCTACCGCCGCCACCTGTCCGAGGACTTCCACGACCCTGCGCGCGCCTTCGGCTTCTTCACCTTCATCGCGGCCACCAACGTCCTCGGCGCGGCGCTGGTCGGCGTCGGACAGACCTTCGTCGCCGGGGTCCTGCTGACCATCTCCGTGCTGGTGTGGCTGGTCCTGGGCTACGTCATCCCGTGGACCGCGGTCCTGGGCAGCGACCGGCGCCCGATGCTCGACACCGCCAACGGCACGTGGTTCATCTGGGTGGTGGCCAGCCAGTCCATCGCCGTGGTCGCCGCCGGCCTGGAGCCGCTCTACGACAGCCTGCGGCACGAGCTGGCGATCCTGGCCGTCTTCGCCTGGTCGGTCGGTGTCGTCCTGTATGCCGCGTGCGCGGTCTTCGTCGCCCTGCGGGTCATGCTCTACCCGTTGCGGCCCGAGCACCTGGACCCGCCCTACTGGGTGGCGATGGGCGCGGTCGCGATCACCGTCGTCGCCGGGGCGCGCATCGTGGAGATGAAGGACGCGCCCATGATCGACGTCACCCGCGACCTCGTCGCGGGCATGTCTGTCGTGTTCTGGGCGTTCGCGACGTGGCTCATCCCGGTCCTGATCGCCGCCGGGGTGTGGCGGCACTTCCTGCGCCGGATCCCCCTCGTCTACCAGCCCACCCTGTGGAGCATGGTCTTCCCGCTCGGGATGTATGCCGTCGCCGGCATCTACCTCGGCCGCGCGGACCGGCTGCCGGTCGTGGAGTTCGTCGGGACGCACTGGTTCTGGGTCGCCCTGCTCGCCTGGGTGCTCGTCGCAGCAGGCATGATCCGGTCCATCTGGCGCTCCGCGGCCAGGCGGTGA